The proteins below are encoded in one region of Vibrio sp. ED004:
- the cobB gene encoding Sir2 family NAD+-dependent deacetylase, translating into MHFPYRNIVILTGAGISAESGIQTFRAQDGLWENHKIEDVATPEGFAKDPDLVQAFYNKRRHGLQSENIQPNSAHKALGELEDKLDGKVTIITQNIDNLHERGGSNNIIHMHGELLKARCSESNQVIDHKENIETGELCHCCQIPAQMRPHIVWFGEMPLRMGDIYSALEEADLFISIGTSGVVYPAAGFVHDAKMHGAHTIEINLEPSAVESEFEEKRYGKASIEVPKLVGELLCSEKGSLTA; encoded by the coding sequence ATGCATTTCCCATATCGAAATATCGTAATTCTTACTGGCGCTGGTATCTCTGCAGAGTCGGGGATTCAAACATTCCGAGCACAAGACGGATTATGGGAAAACCATAAAATCGAAGATGTCGCGACACCTGAAGGCTTTGCAAAAGATCCTGATTTGGTACAAGCGTTTTACAACAAGCGTCGTCACGGCCTGCAAAGCGAGAACATTCAGCCAAATTCAGCCCACAAGGCGCTAGGAGAGCTTGAAGACAAGCTTGATGGCAAAGTTACCATCATTACTCAAAACATCGACAACCTGCATGAGAGAGGCGGTAGCAACAATATCATCCACATGCATGGTGAACTGCTTAAAGCACGTTGTAGCGAGTCGAATCAGGTTATCGACCATAAAGAGAACATCGAGACAGGCGAGCTTTGCCACTGTTGTCAGATTCCCGCGCAAATGCGGCCACACATTGTTTGGTTTGGTGAAATGCCACTGAGAATGGGCGATATTTATTCCGCACTAGAAGAGGCCGATCTGTTTATCTCAATCGGTACATCAGGCGTGGTGTATCCAGCAGCTGGGTTTGTGCATGACGCGAAAATGCATGGCGCACATACGATAGAAATCAACCTTGAGCCAAGCGCGGTAGAGAGCGAATTTGAAGAGAAGCGTTACGGTAAAGCGAGCATCGAAGTACCCAAGCTAGTCGGTGAGCTTCTTTGTAGTGAGAAAGGATCGTTAACGGCTTAA
- a CDS encoding GGDEF domain-containing protein yields MRYNMPANPILLVVTLMLLASFLMLGLSSFIHIDSNYDLFFETNTLVITVYIYYVARHAIRPHKILRCGALLLIFNLFYDVTTELKHLDEWADRNELLDTFLEDGLLQIAFLLIAYGIIELTTQLKDQSKQDELTGLYNRKKFDAIKLKEFELIYFDLDGLKTVNDRKGHKVGDLMIVRFSQALSQSVLEDEMVFRVGGDEFVATAQLGRGGEFVSQVSNLLHGENISFSYGIEVTCQENFQQALDKSDKAMYEMKKAQRSIPTGS; encoded by the coding sequence GTGCGTTATAATATGCCAGCGAACCCTATACTATTGGTTGTGACTCTAATGCTGCTTGCGTCATTCTTGATGCTTGGCCTGAGTTCATTCATCCATATAGACTCTAATTACGACCTGTTTTTCGAAACGAACACGCTGGTGATCACCGTGTATATCTACTACGTTGCTCGTCACGCTATTCGCCCTCATAAAATCCTTCGCTGCGGCGCGCTGCTTCTTATATTCAATCTATTCTATGATGTGACCACAGAGCTGAAACATCTCGATGAATGGGCAGACAGAAATGAATTGCTCGATACCTTTCTTGAAGATGGTTTACTGCAGATCGCTTTTCTACTTATCGCCTACGGTATTATCGAACTTACGACTCAACTGAAAGATCAAAGTAAGCAAGATGAGCTAACAGGTTTGTACAACCGTAAGAAGTTCGATGCCATCAAACTCAAAGAATTCGAGCTTATCTATTTCGACTTAGACGGCTTAAAAACGGTGAATGACCGCAAAGGCCATAAAGTTGGAGATCTGATGATCGTTCGCTTTTCTCAAGCCTTAAGCCAATCAGTATTAGAAGATGAAATGGTGTTCCGTGTCGGTGGTGACGAGTTTGTTGCGACGGCACAACTAGGTCGTGGTGGTGAATTCGTCAGCCAAGTCAGCAACCTACTCCATGGTGAAAATATTTCTTTCTCTTACGGCATAGAAGTTACTTGTCAGGAGAACTTTCAACAGGCGCTGGATAAATCAGATAAGGCGATGTATGAAATGAAAAAAGCGCAGCGTTCTATTCCAACAGGTTCTTAA